Proteins found in one Amycolatopsis umgeniensis genomic segment:
- a CDS encoding phage distal tail protein yields MGGEAVIESVLALPTYTVDGWAGNTVDGAGVEWWVTKEDGWSGGPGIRLDLSDRPQRDGSFDAPSFRTARVITLEGTAIAPDPDTREDAKNRIVAVLADGATLGSLVVAERTMTRRASVRLAAGVKIADTTPVSFDWSIQLTAPDPLRYGEEQQLTCGLPRPGAGIEFPLSFPLEFGEPGGGRLSLLNRGTTPAWPQWTIHGPCVRPVIRNDSADGRQLAFSLSLSAGDELKIDTAARTVTLGQMSRRAGLLPGSRWFGLPPGTTNITFDAFDDSTPAWLSVSWRDAWV; encoded by the coding sequence ATGGGCGGCGAAGCGGTGATCGAGAGCGTGCTCGCCTTGCCGACGTACACAGTGGACGGTTGGGCGGGCAACACCGTCGACGGTGCGGGTGTCGAGTGGTGGGTGACCAAAGAGGACGGCTGGTCCGGCGGACCGGGCATCCGGCTGGACCTCTCCGATCGACCGCAACGGGACGGCAGTTTCGACGCTCCCTCGTTCCGGACCGCGAGAGTGATCACCTTGGAGGGGACCGCGATCGCGCCGGATCCGGACACCCGTGAAGACGCGAAGAACCGCATCGTCGCCGTGCTGGCGGACGGAGCGACCTTGGGGTCGCTCGTGGTCGCCGAACGGACGATGACCCGACGGGCGTCGGTCCGGCTCGCGGCCGGCGTCAAGATCGCCGACACGACTCCGGTCAGTTTCGACTGGTCGATCCAGCTCACCGCGCCGGATCCGCTGCGGTACGGCGAGGAGCAACAGCTCACCTGCGGGCTTCCCCGGCCGGGCGCCGGGATCGAGTTCCCGCTCTCGTTCCCGTTGGAGTTCGGTGAACCGGGTGGCGGACGGTTGTCCCTTCTGAACCGCGGGACAACGCCAGCGTGGCCACAGTGGACGATCCACGGTCCGTGCGTGCGACCGGTGATCCGCAACGACTCGGCAGATGGACGGCAGCTGGCCTTCTCCCTGAGCCTTTCGGCGGGAGACGAACTGAAGATCGACACCGCCGCGCGGACGGTCACCCTGGGGCAGATGTCGCGCCGGGCGGGATTGCTACCGGGGTCTCGCTGGTTCGGGCTCCCGCCGGGCACCACGAACATCACTTTCGACGCGTTCGACGACAGCACGCCGGCCTGGCTCTCGGTGAGCTGGCGCGACGCCTGGGTCTGA
- a CDS encoding phage tail protein gives MTAPTSAITEAAKAQVDALVTGIRESVTNAVSEAANKITQDFAEHVNKELTEMTAKFKESHPAVTAAVTDVVGYADAINTAATAIQGTVTQVQDAAAAMNRLPGALRDFRTGLRESAKELSAFGRDLQNMVKGAPGAIRDLGAALKAQLTQGLVAARQAAMNASAAVGRFVVNARNMAVAAATGARNLVLLAAGHTKAAVQAALSTARTMAATIAQRAHTLATRLGTAAQRAFAVATRLASGPIGIVIAVIALLVAGLILAYKRSTAFRTIVDSAFTAVKKVVVDAVNVIRRVIAVVWPYVAKVIQAAVTVIRTYVTTYFTVVQKVITTVFTVVKAIVTGGIKTVVATIKGVGQVVGIVRKAFDQAKSAVSTAISGVIGFVKSLPGKVVGALGDLGRTLYDSGRSLIEGLINGIRDMAGNLVSTIKNSVVDKISGPLKDALKIFSPSQVMAGFGRNIGEGLAVGIDKTGDLVAAAMTKLVPLPKSVTVRPAMANLSAATAARVTGPLGRVRARVEAARAAVTVNVHPRAGQSEYEIGRVAAREVAWAAKR, from the coding sequence GTGACCGCGCCGACGTCCGCCATCACCGAAGCGGCCAAGGCCCAGGTCGACGCCCTGGTCACCGGGATCCGCGAGTCGGTCACCAACGCCGTTTCGGAGGCCGCGAACAAGATCACGCAGGATTTCGCCGAGCACGTCAACAAAGAGCTCACCGAGATGACGGCGAAGTTCAAGGAAAGTCATCCGGCGGTCACCGCCGCCGTCACCGACGTCGTGGGTTACGCCGACGCGATCAACACGGCGGCGACGGCGATTCAGGGCACCGTCACGCAAGTGCAGGACGCGGCCGCGGCGATGAACCGGTTGCCCGGTGCGCTCCGGGACTTCCGTACGGGACTGAGGGAAAGCGCCAAAGAGCTGTCCGCCTTCGGGCGGGACCTCCAGAACATGGTGAAGGGAGCACCCGGCGCGATCCGGGACCTGGGCGCGGCCTTGAAGGCGCAACTGACCCAGGGGCTGGTCGCGGCCCGTCAAGCCGCGATGAACGCGAGTGCCGCCGTCGGCCGGTTCGTGGTCAACGCCAGGAACATGGCGGTCGCGGCCGCGACGGGGGCGCGGAACCTCGTCCTCCTCGCCGCCGGCCATACCAAGGCGGCCGTGCAAGCCGCCCTTTCGACCGCACGGACGATGGCGGCGACCATCGCGCAGCGCGCCCACACCCTCGCGACCAGGCTGGGTACCGCCGCCCAGCGCGCGTTCGCCGTGGCCACCAGACTCGCGAGCGGGCCGATCGGGATCGTCATCGCCGTGATCGCGCTGCTCGTCGCGGGACTCATCCTCGCCTACAAACGCAGCACGGCCTTCCGGACCATCGTCGATTCGGCCTTCACCGCGGTGAAGAAGGTCGTGGTCGACGCCGTGAACGTGATCCGCCGCGTCATCGCCGTGGTCTGGCCGTATGTCGCCAAGGTCATCCAGGCGGCGGTGACGGTGATCCGGACCTACGTGACCACCTACTTCACCGTCGTCCAAAAGGTGATCACCACGGTCTTCACCGTGGTGAAGGCCATCGTCACCGGTGGGATCAAGACCGTCGTCGCGACGATCAAGGGCGTCGGTCAGGTGGTTGGCATCGTCCGGAAGGCGTTCGACCAGGCCAAATCCGCGGTGAGCACGGCGATCTCCGGCGTGATCGGCTTCGTCAAGTCTCTGCCCGGCAAGGTGGTCGGCGCACTCGGCGATCTGGGCCGGACGCTCTACGACTCCGGCAGGTCGTTGATCGAAGGGCTCATCAACGGGATCCGTGACATGGCCGGGAACCTCGTTTCGACGATCAAGAACTCCGTGGTGGACAAGATCTCGGGCCCGCTCAAGGACGCGCTCAAGATCTTCTCGCCGTCACAAGTGATGGCCGGATTCGGGCGCAACATCGGTGAGGGGCTCGCCGTCGGCATCGACAAGACGGGCGACCTGGTGGCCGCCGCGATGACGAAGCTGGTGCCGCTTCCCAAGTCCGTGACCGTCCGGCCCGCGATGGCGAACCTCTCCGCCGCGACCGCCGCGCGCGTGACCGGCCCGCTCGGCCGCGTCCGCGCCAGGGTGGAAGCGGCGAGGGCGGCGGTCACCGTGAACGTCCATCCCCGCGCGGGTCAGTCGGAGTACGAAATCGGCCGCGTGGCCGCGAGGGAGGTGGCATGGGCGGCGAAGCGGTGA
- a CDS encoding phage tail protein: protein MPGLNASEIRVAGTGSLFVAPAHTAAPADFTKDWAAPWVNLGYTSSDGVKFVKKDKLDPVDTWQSVAAIRYVFSDRDFSVKFSLLQINSDTMTFFFSSPVPATPNVYNIDAAPRVDERALGIEFSDGPTVKHRFYIPRGVVTETDETAVTRTSAIKLGITFTALTPIKDNKFEPLAQWSMNTVAPTAVAETEPEEQSA, encoded by the coding sequence ATGCCAGGACTGAACGCCAGCGAGATCCGGGTGGCGGGTACCGGATCCCTTTTCGTGGCACCCGCGCACACCGCGGCTCCGGCCGATTTCACCAAGGACTGGGCGGCGCCGTGGGTGAACCTCGGTTACACCAGCTCGGACGGGGTCAAGTTCGTCAAGAAGGACAAACTCGATCCGGTCGACACCTGGCAGTCGGTGGCGGCGATCCGGTACGTGTTCAGTGATCGCGACTTCTCGGTGAAGTTCTCGCTGCTGCAGATCAACAGCGACACGATGACCTTCTTCTTCAGTTCCCCGGTGCCCGCCACCCCGAACGTCTACAACATCGACGCGGCGCCACGAGTGGACGAACGCGCGCTCGGGATCGAGTTCAGCGACGGCCCGACCGTGAAGCACCGCTTCTACATCCCGCGCGGAGTGGTCACCGAAACCGACGAGACCGCCGTGACCAGGACATCGGCGATCAAACTCGGGATCACCTTCACCGCGCTGACCCCGATCAAGGACAACAAGTTCGAACCGCTGGCGCAGTGGTCGATGAACACCGTCGCGCCGACCGCCGTCGCCGAGACCGAGCCCGAAGAACAGTCCGCGTAG